In the genome of Raphanus sativus cultivar WK10039 chromosome 4, ASM80110v3, whole genome shotgun sequence, one region contains:
- the LOC108855875 gene encoding phosphatidylglycerophosphate phosphatase PTPMT1, protein MYIEEVSEKGERSVEEEVSDGLVSSGGEVVVLTTTTKMALVGVGARALFYPTLIYNVVRNKVEAEFHWWDRVAQFILLGAVPFPSDVPRLKELGVCGVITLNEPYETLVPSSLYKSYCIDHLVIATRDYCYAPSMEAICQAVDFIHRNASLGKTTYVHCKAGRGRSTTIVLCYLVQHKHMTPEEAYAYVRSIRPRVKLASTQWKAVLEYYNVRVLNTTTESSSTDATSALIPRSTKQVCSGNVVVFDDGSVVVVTHSDVEGYDDDDDSRKSMSVAAGNELWAAAADLSMVYRVKVVGQAALARISCMWLGLREDQKLSGKNLSVSGISVDISVY, encoded by the exons ATGTATATCGAAGAAGTGAGTGAGAAAGGGGAGAGAtcggtggaggaggaggttaGTGATGGATTGGTGAGCAGTGGAGGAGAAGTGGTTGTGTTGACGACGACGACCAAAATGGCACTCGTTGGTGTTGGTGCTCGTGCCTTGTTCTATCCCACTTTGATTTACAACGTTGTTCGGAACAAGGTTGAGGCTGAGTTTCATTGGTGGGACAGAGTGGCTCAG TTTATATTACTGGGAGCTGTTCCGTTTCCATCTGATGTTCCACGGCTGAAGGAGCTTGGTGTTTGTGGAGTGATCACTCTGAATGAGCCGTATGAGACTTTGGTTCCATCATCTCTCTACAAA TCTTACTGCATTGACCACCTGGTGATTGCCACGAGAGATTATTGTTATGCACCTTCCATGGAAGCGATATGTCAAGCTGTTGATTTTATCCATA GAAATGCTTCGCTTGGGAAGACGACTTATGTTCACTGCAAGGCGGGTCGTGGCCGCAGCACAACTATCGTCTTATGCTACTTG GTGCAACACAAGCACATGACACCTGAAGAAGCATATGCCTACGTTAGGTCAATCAGGCCTAGGGTGAAACTAGCTTCTACCCAATGGAAG GCGGTTCTTGAGTACTACAACGTCAGGGTGCTGAATACTACCACCGAGAGTTCCTCTACTGATGCGACTTCAGCTTTGATCCCGAGAAGTACGAAGCAGGTTTGTTCTGGGAATGTGGTTGTGTTTGATGATGGTTCGGTGGTGGTAGTGACCCACTCGGATGTAGAGggctatgatgatgatgatgactcaCGGAAGTCAATGAGTGTTGCTGCTGGGAACGAGTTATGGGCGGCAGCTGCAGATCTGAGCATGGTGTACCGGGTGAAAGTGGTGGGGCAAGCTGCGTTAGCGAGGATCTCGTGCATGTGGCTGGGCTTGCGCGAGGATCAAAAGCTCTCTGGGAAAAATCTTTCCGTGAGTGGTATAAGCGT